Below is a genomic region from Anabas testudineus chromosome 13, fAnaTes1.2, whole genome shotgun sequence.
GGAGAGGATCCAGAGAAGAGCTGGACTCTACTTTAGAGATTGGACGAGGAGACGACACTcgagcagagaaagacagactgtaGGGAACCAGAGAGGCTGGAACAGACGTCACCTGGACACTGGGACCTTCACTTCCTGTAAACAAGATCAGACAGGTTAAAAATGCTGGAATCAAAAagatattaaacattaaaaaccatTGTTTCAGCAGAAAGTTTGGATGTTTTCCTACCCTGAGGTTGGTAACGAGGGTTGAGCACAGCAGGGAGACAAAACCTCAGCCCGTCATCAGCCTGCACAGCCAGCTCAGTGACATACTCCAGCCTGATGGAGGCGCTCTCTCCTGGAGGAAGACTCCCCACACTCAGAGAAAATATATCTGGACTCTGGTCACTCTCCTCCAATAGAAAGGCCTGCTGACCggagctcagtgcatcatcATACTCCTCACGAGCCtgaaatacagacaacagaTACTCTCTGTGTAACATTCactatatttactgtttttatttcctttatacAGAGTCAATGTTTTCTGTCCAGCTCAcctgctgtttctccttcacctcagctacaatctgtgtttgtccaatgacagcactgaaatgacaaacagcagcatctccaGGTAGAGGGAAGACAAAAACTGCCTCTATTGGTTTGTCCTCCTTGTTCTCATAGAGCAGAGTGGAGACCACTGTAGCCACATGGTCCCTgacctccagctccacctcgatgctcttcagaggaactgaccgagaaacaaataaaaagacaacacataaatacagagtGAGAACTTCTGTGTATTCAGTgggtaaaacaataaaactgtatcTAAACACGCCTATGTCTAATAGATAAATGGGACAATAATAACATAAGTGATTTCTCTAACAGTTCTGTACCTGGTTCCTTCTCAGGAGTTAGAAGACCACAGCAGTTCATGCTTGTAcctgtgcagaaaaaaagattgTTTTAGGATTCTCTGCTGTGGTGATGAATGGTAGTGATAGCTattgtatattctgtatttttgtttatcaGATCCTAAAAAGGAAACATATCCACAGACAGGTTAGTCCCAGAAAGTGGTTGGAGTGTTTGGTAATCAGACACAAAGGTCTTTGTCAGTGGAGACTTAACATTTACATGCCACAcccaacatattttaaaacttaaacCAGAAGAACTTGCCTCTAGTACTTCAGACAACTTTTATACTTTACACAGTAAAGACTTTGATATCAGTTGTTTAGAAATCATATTATTGAccaataattattaataatgcattttCCTAGTTCACCTTTTTGGTCCTTGTTTATTCACCACCACTATATTCTGTAGGACCTGCTGTCACCCCATAGGAGGCTATATACATTCATGTCATTTCTACATATGTAATCATTGACTAGTTCAGACAGAAGAAGTAATCAGTCATGTGAAGTACTGCTATGAAAACCCACCCATGGAGTTTTTATCAGTGTCCAATGGGAGACACCACTGGGTTCCAGTTTATAATGTTACCTTAAGTTCATTCAATTTTGCTGTTATTCTACCCAGATACCAAAACGAGAACATGAGTGAATGAATGCATAGTTGCACCCAACACAATTTGATTTtaagattacacacacacacacacactcacacacacaccctgtgtgATTTCAACACTGCCTCTTAGAAAATGCTTCAATCAACATTCTTTCAGTTCTTGGACTTTGATTTCAAATATTCAGACTTCTGATCAATATTCTTGGACTTTCAACACGTTTAATCAGTTTCCAGGGAATTTCACTCTATGGGATATGGTAACACTTTACTTACTTAGTTAACATTACTACTTACTGATTATTCTCACAGTTTCACTTGTGTTGTCATGAATAACTTCCTAAAGGgctgacaacacacaaacacacatccaaaacatttgtattttttttatttgctgcgTCACTTTCCAgctttcagtttagtttttgtacttaaatacaatacaaatacaataaatacatctaGACCTTCAGATTTACTAACACAACAAAAGGTGTTGCATTTCCCACTCTGACGGGAAATTGGAGATGAAAATAGAAATGAGGGCAGGACGCAACTTGACTCTTTGCTGCAGAGTTTaatgttgtcattattattcttcagaataaacacagtgaaggAAAACTTACCTCTGATGATACACGTTTAATGTCCTGGACAGATTTACTGCAGCGGAATCCTCCAAATATGCAGAGAGACAACTGGAGGTTTATGAAGCATGAAGACTTTAAAGAGACGGAGCAGTCGAACAGGCCCAGCCCACAGGGTATGTTCGATTTTATTCACAGAAGAACACCGGGCGGGTGGAGCTTCAACGTGTGCACTGTTACTGTGACTCTTCCTGCTGATAGACACGACATGAAATTACGAAAACACACCAGTGACCACTTTCAACTTGTCAACAACATAAGTTTAGCTAGTTTTCTAATGTTTGCTAGGACTTTAAGTTATGAAAAACACTTCTAACCTTTTATCCTGGTTATGAATTATCCAGTGTACAGGTTGGAAATGTTTGCtgttcagaaacacaaatagaaaaacacaatagtTTCAGCACAAGCTTTGTACCTGGAGTCACAGTCTTGAccacacaataaataaatcagttattaatttaaaaataatgtaaaaatacaattattagGCCagaagatacaaacacacacaaagacactcaatggaaacaaaaaacacaaaagaagaaggATTTTATTGTTACAAAGTTTTTATTATGGTGTAATCAATACTGACAATGGTCCAGAAATGTCAGGTGGAGCAGGTGGTCCACAAACTGAAGGGTTGGTTGTTCAACACCTCAACTTCTCCTGATCACAGGCGTCTTTGGACACCAAGTAGTACCACCttgaacagcagctgtcaacAACAAGTCCCCCCTGGGATCAATAGAGTGTTTCAGAATCAGAAAAGTTGTAAATCTGCTCCTGTGCACCAGCATTAACATATCACAGAAGAACAGTTTTTATCCTGTTACCCAGCTATCCCTAGATCAGTGAGCACAGTGCATTTATATCAAGGTACGTACTATTACAGGTAGATAAGGCAACATGTGAAATGCATATTAAAGGTTGTAGGATGTAGTCTGGGTTTGTGTGGCAGTCCTGGAGGAGAATGAAGACTTTAGAGCCCCAATGAATCTTTCTCCACGCTGCAGCCCAACACTTCATTTCCAGCTTCCACACACTCTGTCACACATGGTGCTGAGAAAAAAGACACCACAACCAATCATCATGAAACAGCTGCTAAAGCACACACTGctaaaaacagatcaaaacTTATTGTTACCGTTCTGAGCATGAATCCATGACACTGCCTTCATAGCCAGAAGTTCCCACTCTTCCTTAGCATCTGTCTTAAAACCATGAAGCCAGATCAGAGCCAGAATGGTGGCCCACACTTGCTGGTTGACCTAATTCACCAAATCAAAGTGGAACAGGTAGAACCAGAGAAAAATAAGGGAGTGACACAAAGATGGAAGTATCTAAATAGAAAACACTGTATGGTGGTTCTGAGTAGTTTCCGACATGTAAACATCATGAGTACAGCCCACAGATACTTTTAGGTACTGCACCTGTTATGATTTTTGATTTTCaggtctttttttgtttttttttgctgggaTATACAACCCAAGTTTAAAGAATGTGGGATGCAGTGTAAAATCTACATgacaacaaactaaaaataagttggaacaaatatttacaatttacaaaagcaacttacaagtaaggtGAAACTGTTGTTGATCCCAGATGCTACCTAACTGTTGATTAAAGAAAAGGGGACCCTACAGTAAATGTGGTAAACATGGCCCTGACCTCACTTTTGAGACATGAAactgcaaacatacagtaaatagacTATATTACCCATTTTTTCTtagaattgtatttttttttacagtttaaagaTTTGATGTTTTCTACGTGTGAATAAAATTTGGTTTCAGaagattttaaatatattgcATTCAGTTAACATGCAGATTGTTACACACATCccaacttttgtttttatttcctctctttaaTTTTGATTCAGTtacttattaattattttttatagagcttttaatgttttttatgaaataaacttaaaaagttgtcccattattataattattagtgtttatttattttttcaaaaacCCACCGATGCAGGCTTTggcttctccacctcctcactgGTCTTTCCCAGTGCAGCAGCCAGAGCTGCATCTAGCAGCCAGCAGCCCGACGCCTTCTGGAGGGACACCAGCTGCAGCAAAGCGTCTCTGGGGGCCTCCGGAGTAACTTAGGAGAGCAAGTGTAAAGACATTTTGTCCTGATGATGATAAGATCTGTCAACAGTCGCAGGTTTATAATAATTGCTCTAAACTGCTTACAATGCATAGTAGGTAGAAAACCTTGGGCACTGTCTAGACATAATCCTGAACATCATTAGAAAAGACAGGAAATTAAAGAACTTGCAGTGCAGAAATTTCAAATTTACTCTATATCTATGAACCTATGCATAACCCCTAAACAGGAACAATGGCAGAGCTTTGTATAAATAGGATTTAGTTAGTTACATATCTTACACAAATATGTTCTATATACACTGACATAATGACATATGGTGATGTATCATCAATGCCCAGAAGATTCAGTAGTTTAGGCTGTTTAGTTTGTGCTAATCCCTACACTGaattacagaaacacacaaacatccaatTCAACTTTTTACTTACGATGGTAACTTGGTAAAGAATGGACCACTGAAGCACACATCATACCAGGCATgcctttaaaaaatattgttgAGGCAttactacagaaaaaaaagattatatatacatatatgtatgtacatatacaaaAAACATGCCGATTCTGCTTAGCCATTTTACTTACGACCCCGCTTCTTCCCTACCAAGATCTCCccttagaaataaatataagacaTTACATCAGAATTTTAAAGTAGTTACATGTATTACTTAAAATACTGAAGCCATCAATATATGAACTtttttgacaaataaaacatgcagaTAGTCTAAAGTTTACCACATAACGGTGTGAAGCTGATAGTTTTAGATTGTCTCCTTCTACCTGTGGAGAGGACACAAGATTCACAGCATGAACTACAGTTGATTGCAcaattctacatttacatttagtacaaTGCTTTCATCCAAAGGGACTTTCTATTAAACTTACATGTGACTTTACCACTTTATGTCTTAGTGATCCTAAAAGTTATTATACACAACAGCTGCACAACAGGTTTTAACTTACTTTTTTGAAGGCATTTCGGGGTATGGAATACTTACGTTTACATGCTCCAAGAATCactagcaaaataaaaacataaacaataattatactaaataaaaaagttaaaatagttGTTATAATTTACAggcaaatatacagtaaataagctGTGAGTGAAAGCTTATACAAACAAGAAATTAAACACCaccagtgatttgtttttcactatTAAATCATTTATGAAGAAGTAAACTGTTGTGATTCAGACACACTGTGTCTTAGCATTATTGTGACACAATCATTGGTCAGTTATAGTAAAGCAATGGGTCACAAAAGTCTTTCATTGGCTTTTGAAATAATACTCACTGGGTGCTGGAACATTTCTGCGCACCAGAGGTCCTTGAATCTCTTTACCATCACTTTTGTTGACAGCAATGAAGGCAGTGAAGGAGCTGCTCACTCCTGATTGGACGCTGAGCTCCACCACCTTCTCCTTCACCCCCCCAACTTgctgtcctctgtgttctctctcctccatctccagaGAGCGAATCAGAGTCCGAGCGCCCAACCTGTGGACTGTTAATCTGCAGACAGGAGAAAACACAGGTGGAGCCTCGTGTGtgactacaaaataaaaaatatacattatatttaacTTAGCATTTGCTAAGAGTGACGTGTTTGATGAAAGCCTGTCTTACCCAGTGtcctctgcaggtttcagaGTGAAACGGAGCTGGTTCTGAGAGAGATGACCTGCCAGGCTGTACTTCACGGTCACACAgccctctgctgcttctgaacTCTGACAAGGCAGTACAGTAGTAGAAATTATGTCTGTACTAAACATGatgagtacatactgtataagtaGACGGTGCTGTTCCCACCTGTCCAGAGACCTGTGCATAAaccagtgacctctgaccctggaAAAGTGCTGTGATTGGTGGAGAGAGGACAGTGGCAGACACTCCTTTTGGTAAATCCCATGTGACTGAGACATCCTGCACAGCTGGCTGCAGAGCAAATCGCAGCGACTGCATCACctggtaaataaaaacattttctaaaacttAATAGATGcactgactttttatttattagagcAATGATTTCTGAAAAAATACAGGTTTGTTGTTCCACTGATTGAAGAGTAAATCAAAACATGAAATAGTGCTGGCTCAGGTCTGAACTGTCTAGTTATGCTGACATTTACTTACCTTGATGCACTGGACATGCAGGGATTTGTTGGGTTCATCTTGATAGTAATTGTCCAGATAAGagttttttgtgtgatttattattatataaataaatacatttaaacatttcttactTTGGGTTGCATCCTGTCACCCCCACTGATGAACTGAGCATGACCTCCTCCTTCCTTGGCCAAATCATTAATAAGAGCAGTGCTGGCTCCTTCCCCAATCCCAAAGGAGAAACACCTACAATACAGTTGTTATGTTcttaacacacagtaacagaacattaacagtgtttgttgtgttgttctgtctTTGTGGTTTCACCTGTGGGAACCTGAATTCTTCTTCACCAGATTTATAACTTCCTTGGTGTTTCCCACTTCTCCATCAGTAAAGACAAATAGCTATAGAGGAAGTTTTACACATAAGTTAGCACAATCCTGGAGCAGAAGGACAGTGTTATTATCACTTTACCTacacagtttaaattattttgaatgTGGTTGGatatgcagccatgtctctgtatgtgtgagtgaagTACTTGTCTTGGTTGATTGGGAATACAGGGCTGGCTGTAAATGTGTTCGAGGGGCTTAAGGATCTCAGTTTCTCCCAGATTAGCTGTCATCTCCTCAACTTTCTTCAGAGCCTCCTCCATCGTCTTTTCACTGTACTCTACACTCTTACTGttatcagaaacacacaaacagaggacGTCAGGAGGTGAATAGTTTTCCAGTGGTACTAATATATCTATACAGACATTATACAAAAATTCATAGACCGAGTTTTTGAAGTGTAACAGCAATAATTTCCATGTACATAAGCACTCTTAGATGTATTTACTATGTTCTAAGAATGTTGAATCCAGGTTTCTCCCCAAATATCAATGCTCTGTCTCCTGTGGGAGCTGGCGTACAATTGCATATACACAAATAGTGATgtcaaaaactgaaacatatttCTATGTGCTCATGTACAGTAGCGCTGTGCTGCAAtagtgaaacagttttaattCATAAGATTTTTTTGAAAcatggtttaataaaaaaaacatgcatcaaatgaacaaaacaagtgTGGAAGCACATGTGgctattttaaaacatgtgtctgtggtctacatttatatttctaataataaaaaagaatttaaagatTTGATATGGCACCTACTGGCCACCATACTCACGGGAACATGTGTTCATATGAGGACCCAAAACTGTAGATGTTGAAATAGCAGCCCATTGGTAAACTCTTCAACAGGAGCAGTAAAGTGTCCTTGAAGatacaaagaaaatacagtgaAGGCAACTGTGCAAGAgggaaaaacatattttatgacaGAATCAATAGCTGTTGATACCCTGGCACTGGAAATGCGAGTTTCTTCCCGCTTGCTGCTACTGGTAGGACAACGCATACTCCCAGATCGAtccattaaaaatacaaattctcCACATGACGCGACTGAAGACATCACAGACTGAGGGAACTCAGGATACAGGCTCAGCATCATCATCAGATCACCCATCACAGTCcctaaaacagagaaaaaaaagaaatcacaaactttttctattgttacatattttaataatgagttcttttaaatatttaactatgTCTCTCACATTTAACACAACatacataacattttaacaatattaTCAAACCACTAAACATCCTGCtaacaaagtaaaaacttgATTCATTTCCACTCACCAGGCTTGGCAGAGGCCTGTCCTGCCTCTACCACAGCAGTGGGCTGGTGGGCATCTGTGTAATAAATCAGCAGTTCAACATCTCTGTCAAACTTGTGTCCTGCAGCCAACCTCACCTacagcacataaaacacactCATAACTATGAATAAAGCTAAATTTTTCTTCTGAGTACTGAAGAACAACCACACGCAGCAGACACTTTATAAGTCGACCTACCGTGGCCTGGGTTTTCTCTGCATTGAGGTACTGGAGAGGATCCAGAGAAGAGCTGGACTCTACTTTAGAGATTGGATGAGGAGACGACACTcgagcagagaaagacagactgtaGGGAACCAGAGAGGCTGGAACAGACGTCACCTGGACACTGGGACCTTCACTTCCTGTAAACAAGATCAGACAGGTTAAAGATGCTGGAATCAAAAagatattaaacattaaaaaccatTATTTCAGCAGAAAGTTTGGATGTTTTCCTACCCTGAGGTTGGTAACGAGGGTTGAGCACAGCAGGGAGACAAAACCTCAGTCCGTCATCAGCCTGCACAGCCAGCTCAGTGACATACTCCAGCCTGATGGAGGCGCTCTCTCCTGGAGGAAGACTCCCCACACTCAGAGAAAATATATCTGGACTCTGGTCACTCTCCTCCAATAGAAAGGCCTGCTGACCggagctcagtgcatcatcATACTCCTCACGAGCCtgaaatacagacaacagaTACTCTCTGTGTAACATTTactatatttactgtttttatttctttctacaGAGTCAATGTTTTCTGTCCAGCTCACCTGCTGTTTGTCCTTCACCTCAGCTAcaatc
It encodes:
- the LOC113148553 gene encoding von Willebrand factor A domain-containing protein 5A-like, translated to MNCCGLLTPEKEPVPLKSIEVELEVRDHVATVVSTLLYENKEDKPIEAVFVLPLPGDAAVCHFSAVIGQTQIVAEVKDKQQAREEYDDALSSGQQAFLLEESDQSPDIFSLSVGSLPPGESASIRLEYVTELAVQADDGLRFCLPAVLNPRYQPQGSEGPSVQVTSVPASLVPYSLSFSARVSSPHPISKVESSSSLDPLQYLNAEKTQATVRLAAGHKFDRDVELLIYYTDAHQPTAVVEAGQASAKPGTVMGDLMMMLSLYPEFPQSVMSSVASCGEFVFLMDRSGSMRCPTSSSKREETRISSARDTLLLLLKSLPMGCYFNIYSFGSSYEHMFPKSVEYSEKTMEEALKKVEEMTANLGETEILKPLEHIYSQPCIPNQPRQLFVFTDGEVGNTKEVINLVKKNSGSHRCFSFGIGEGASTALINDLAKEGGGHAQFISGGDRMQPKVMQSLRFALQPAVQDVSVTWDLPKGVSATVLSPPITALFQGQRSLVYAQVSGQSSEAAEGCVTVKYSLAGHLSQNQLRFTLKPAEDTGLTVHRLGARTLIRSLEMEEREHRGQQVGGVKEKVVELSVQSGVSSSFTAFIAVNKSDGKEIQGPLVRRNVPAPMILGACKRRRRQSKTISFTPLCGEILVGKKRGRMPGMMCASVVHSLPSYHLTPEAPRDALLQLVSLQKASGCWLLDAALAAALGKTSEEVEKPKPASVNQQVWATILALIWLHGFKTDAKEEWELLAMKAVSWIHAQNAPCVTECVEAGNEVLGCSVEKDSLGL